The Larus michahellis chromosome 12, bLarMic1.1, whole genome shotgun sequence genome contains a region encoding:
- the LOC141750503 gene encoding serine/threonine-protein phosphatase 4 regulatory subunit 1-like isoform X4, which translates to MAVGFEDYGPDCDSMRITAFLDIPGQDNLTPLARLEKYAFSDNIFNRQIIARGLLDVFRDFSNNEEDFLTVMEIVVRLSEDAEPTVRTELMEQIPPIAIFLQESRPKFPTAFFEYLMPIVVRYLTDVNNQVRKAGQEALLILLEQDLIAQSDIENKVCPILLDLSAPDSDDEYKVEAVNIICKMASMLSRTTVEHMLLPRFCELCSDGKLFQVRKICAANFGDICNAVGQEATERLLIPKFFELCSDSVWGMRKACAECFMAVSYTTSPEVRRSKLSPLFISLISDTCRWVRQAAFQSLGPFISTFANPSSAGLYIREDGTLSIRPSTQDVNSNSCQPSNNITLMSSSTNATLSSSEQPMEIKPESSSEETSAEVNTKLSVENLNKDTQEESSDCCTNPGEDVSRLSQGDRVAAGVIEVTKDSSFPGMNSRLQSAEDIFNTFLYWRPPLPDISQDLELLQFKTEKHKDSCSVPCNNCVASSEIKKVLESLQEHIDDPDVQAQVQVLSAALRAAQFDSVGDYETKKIEESSGKLQNKTISDETAVSDATCSQVEEDTLSSPASQDDISDQSTTNIQKSTDSEEQHRGTSVFLKKEQENNPPFEDDKSKLQDIIPQPLLDQYLSMTDPARAQTVDTEIAKHCAYSLPGVALTLGRQNWHCLKDTYETLASDVQWKVRRTLAFSIHELAVILGDQLTAADLVPIFNGFLKDLDEVRIGVLKHLYDFLKLLHADKRREYLYQLQEFVVTDNSRNWRFRYELAEQLILILELYNPNDVYDYLRHIALTLCSDKVSEVRWISFKLVVAILQKFYANNASALGLNFINELVVRFRHCSKWVGRQAFAFICQAVVEEECMPVDQFVEHLLPSLLSLASDPVPNVRVLLAKALRQTLLEKAYFKSVGNPHLEAAEETILALQADRDQDVSFFATIKLKQGAMDNTAIDKQN; encoded by the exons ATGGCCG TTGGGTTTGAAGATTATGGACCAGACTGTGATAGCATGAGGATAACTGCGTTCTTGGATATTCCTGGGCAGGATAACTTAACTCCACTGGCTCGTCtagaaaaatatgccttcagcGATAACATATTTAACAG GCAAATTATTGCCAGAGGTCTTTTGGATGTCTTCCGAGATTTCAGTAATAATGAAGAAGACTTCCTGACTGTAATGGAAATAGTGGTCAGGCTCTCTGAAGATGCAG AACCAACTGTACGTACAGAGCTGATGGAACAAATACCTcctattgccatttttctgcaaGAAAGTCGACCAAAATTCCCAACAGCGTTTTTTGAGTACCTTATGCCCATAGTAGTGAGATACCTCACAGATGTTAACAATCAG GTTAGAAAGGCAGGTCAAGAAGCACTGCTTATACTGCTAGAACAAGACCTTATTGCTCAGAGTGACATCGAAAATAAGGTGTGTCCCATTCTGTTGGACCTCTCTGCTCCTGACAGTGATGATGAGTACAAGGTGGAAGCTGTGAAT ATAATCTGTAAAATGGCTTCTATGTTGAGCAGAACAACAGTTGAGCACATGCTACTTCCTCGTTTCTGTGAACTGTGCAGTGATGGGAAGTTGTTTCAAGTCCGAAAG attTGTGCAGCTAATTTTGGTGACATTTGTAATGCAGTTGGCCAAGAAGCCACAGAAAGACTGCTG ATTCCCAAGTTCTTTGAACTCTGTTCTGATAGTGTTTGGGGAATGAGAAAAGCTTGTGCGGAATGCTTTATGGCAGTGTCTTACACCACATCCCCAGAAGTTCGCAGAAGCAAACTATCCCCGCTGTTCATCAGTCTTATTAGTGACACTTGCAGATGG GTTCGTCAGGCTGCTTTTCAGTCTCTTGGCCCGTTTATTTCTACCTTTGCAAACCCTTCAAGTGCTGGTCTTTACATTCGAGAAGATGGGACGCTGAGTATCCGACCATCAACGCAAGATGTGAATTCCAACTCCTGTCAGCCAAGCAACAATATAACATTAATGTCCTCCAGTACAAATGCTACATTGTCCAG TTCAGAACAACCAATGGAAATCAAACCAGAATCATCGAGTGAGGAGACTTCAGCTGAAGTTAATACAAAGCTCTCAGTTGAGAACCTAAATAAAGATACACAGGAAGAAAGTTCAGATTGTTGTACCAATCCTGGAGAAGATGTGTCTCGATTGTCTCAGGGTGACAGAGTTGCTGCTGGTGTCATAGAAGTCACTAAGGACAGCAGTTTTCCTGGAATGAACTCAAGGCTACAGTCTGCTGAGGACATATTTAATACTTTTCTATACTGGCGCCCTCCTCTGCCTGATATAAGTCAGGATCTGGAGCTGCTTCAGTTCAAGACTGAAAAGCACAAAGATAGCTGTTCTGTGCCATGTAATAACTGTGTTGCTAGtagtgaaataaaaaaagttctaGAAAGCTTACAAGAGCACATAGATGATCCAGATGTTCAAG CTCAGGTCCAAGTGTTGTCTGCTGCTCTCAGAGCTGCTCAGTTTGATTCTGTTGGTGACTATGAGACCAAAAAAATTGAAGAAAGCAGTGGCAAACTTCAGAACAAAACTATTTCAGACGAAACAGCTGTTTCGGATGCTACCTGCAGCCAGGTGGAGGAGGACACTCTTTCATCCCCTGCTTCCCAGGATGACATCAGTGACCAGTCTACCaccaatatacagaaaagcaCA GACTCTGAGGAACAACACAGAGGAAccagtgtatttttaaagaaagagcaagaaaacaaTCCACCATTTGAAGACGACAAGTCAAAATTACAG GATATCATACCTCAACCGTTACTAGACCAGTACTTGTCAATGACCGACCCAGCTCGAGCCCAGACTGTTGATACTGAAATAGCCAAGCACTGTGCCTACAGTCTTCCTGGGGTGGCCTTGACGCTGGGCAGGCAGAACTGGCACTGCCTGAAGGATACGTATGAGACGTTGGCCTCAGAtgtacag TGGAAGGTGCGTCGGACGCTTGCTTTCTCCATACACGAACTAGCAGTTATTCTGGGGGACCAGCTAACAGCTGCTGATCTGGTGCCAATTTTCAATGGATTCTTGAAAGATCTGGATGAAGTGCGTATTGGTGTCCTTAAACATCTGTATGACTTTCTAAAG TTACTTCATGCAGACAAAAGGCGAGAGTATCTTTACCAGCTTCAAGAATTTGTGGTGACTGATAACAGCAGGAACTGGAGGTTTCGTTACGAGCTGGCAGA GCAGCTGATCCTGATACTGGAGCTCTACAATCCCAATGATGTCTATGACTACTTAAGACACATTGCACTGACTCTCTGCTCCGATAAAGTTTCAGAAGTTCGGTGGATCTCCTTCAAACTG GTTGTAGCAATTCTACAGAAGTTCTATGCAAACAATGCAAGTGCACTGGGATTGAATTTCATTAATGAACTTGTAGTGCGGTTTCGTCACTGCTCCAAGTGGGTTGGAAGACAGGCTTTTGCCTTCATTTGTCAG GCTGTAGTAGAAGAAGAATGTATGCCTGTCGACCAGTTTGTTGAACACTTACTCCCCAGTCTTTTAAGTCTTGCTTCAGATCCTGTGCCAAACGTGAGGGTTCTGCTGGCCAAGGCTCTAAGGCAGACGTTACTGGAGAAAG cttattttaaaagtgttggAAATCCCCATCTAGAAGCTGCAGAAGAGACCATTCTAGCCCTGCAAGCTGACAGAGATCAAGATGTGTCCTTCTTTGCCACCATAAAACTAAAACAGGGTGCCATGGATAATACAGCCATTGACAAACAAAACTAA
- the LOC141750503 gene encoding serine/threonine-protein phosphatase 4 regulatory subunit 1-like isoform X1 produces MAGPPPPGPSVARVPSACVPGSGWREDFEAVRAVGFEDYGPDCDSMRITAFLDIPGQDNLTPLARLEKYAFSDNIFNRQIIARGLLDVFRDFSNNEEDFLTVMEIVVRLSEDAEPTVRTELMEQIPPIAIFLQESRPKFPTAFFEYLMPIVVRYLTDVNNQVRKAGQEALLILLEQDLIAQSDIENKVCPILLDLSAPDSDDEYKVEAVNIICKMASMLSRTTVEHMLLPRFCELCSDGKLFQVRKICAANFGDICNAVGQEATERLLIPKFFELCSDSVWGMRKACAECFMAVSYTTSPEVRRSKLSPLFISLISDTCRWVRQAAFQSLGPFISTFANPSSAGLYIREDGTLSIRPSTQDVNSNSCQPSNNITLMSSSTNATLSSSEQPMEIKPESSSEETSAEVNTKLSVENLNKDTQEESSDCCTNPGEDVSRLSQGDRVAAGVIEVTKDSSFPGMNSRLQSAEDIFNTFLYWRPPLPDISQDLELLQFKTEKHKDSCSVPCNNCVASSEIKKVLESLQEHIDDPDVQAQVQVLSAALRAAQFDSVGDYETKKIEESSGKLQNKTISDETAVSDATCSQVEEDTLSSPASQDDISDQSTTNIQKSTDSEEQHRGTSVFLKKEQENNPPFEDDKSKLQDIIPQPLLDQYLSMTDPARAQTVDTEIAKHCAYSLPGVALTLGRQNWHCLKDTYETLASDVQWKVRRTLAFSIHELAVILGDQLTAADLVPIFNGFLKDLDEVRIGVLKHLYDFLKLLHADKRREYLYQLQEFVVTDNSRNWRFRYELAEQLILILELYNPNDVYDYLRHIALTLCSDKVSEVRWISFKLVVAILQKFYANNASALGLNFINELVVRFRHCSKWVGRQAFAFICQAVVEEECMPVDQFVEHLLPSLLSLASDPVPNVRVLLAKALRQTLLEKAYFKSVGNPHLEAAEETILALQADRDQDVSFFATIKLKQGAMDNTAIDKQN; encoded by the exons ATGGCCG GCCCTCCCCCCCCGGGTCCCTCAGTCGCCCGCGTTCCCTCCGCGTGTGTACCCGGGTCAGGGTGGAGGGAGGATTTTGAAGCTGTTCGTGCCG TTGGGTTTGAAGATTATGGACCAGACTGTGATAGCATGAGGATAACTGCGTTCTTGGATATTCCTGGGCAGGATAACTTAACTCCACTGGCTCGTCtagaaaaatatgccttcagcGATAACATATTTAACAG GCAAATTATTGCCAGAGGTCTTTTGGATGTCTTCCGAGATTTCAGTAATAATGAAGAAGACTTCCTGACTGTAATGGAAATAGTGGTCAGGCTCTCTGAAGATGCAG AACCAACTGTACGTACAGAGCTGATGGAACAAATACCTcctattgccatttttctgcaaGAAAGTCGACCAAAATTCCCAACAGCGTTTTTTGAGTACCTTATGCCCATAGTAGTGAGATACCTCACAGATGTTAACAATCAG GTTAGAAAGGCAGGTCAAGAAGCACTGCTTATACTGCTAGAACAAGACCTTATTGCTCAGAGTGACATCGAAAATAAGGTGTGTCCCATTCTGTTGGACCTCTCTGCTCCTGACAGTGATGATGAGTACAAGGTGGAAGCTGTGAAT ATAATCTGTAAAATGGCTTCTATGTTGAGCAGAACAACAGTTGAGCACATGCTACTTCCTCGTTTCTGTGAACTGTGCAGTGATGGGAAGTTGTTTCAAGTCCGAAAG attTGTGCAGCTAATTTTGGTGACATTTGTAATGCAGTTGGCCAAGAAGCCACAGAAAGACTGCTG ATTCCCAAGTTCTTTGAACTCTGTTCTGATAGTGTTTGGGGAATGAGAAAAGCTTGTGCGGAATGCTTTATGGCAGTGTCTTACACCACATCCCCAGAAGTTCGCAGAAGCAAACTATCCCCGCTGTTCATCAGTCTTATTAGTGACACTTGCAGATGG GTTCGTCAGGCTGCTTTTCAGTCTCTTGGCCCGTTTATTTCTACCTTTGCAAACCCTTCAAGTGCTGGTCTTTACATTCGAGAAGATGGGACGCTGAGTATCCGACCATCAACGCAAGATGTGAATTCCAACTCCTGTCAGCCAAGCAACAATATAACATTAATGTCCTCCAGTACAAATGCTACATTGTCCAG TTCAGAACAACCAATGGAAATCAAACCAGAATCATCGAGTGAGGAGACTTCAGCTGAAGTTAATACAAAGCTCTCAGTTGAGAACCTAAATAAAGATACACAGGAAGAAAGTTCAGATTGTTGTACCAATCCTGGAGAAGATGTGTCTCGATTGTCTCAGGGTGACAGAGTTGCTGCTGGTGTCATAGAAGTCACTAAGGACAGCAGTTTTCCTGGAATGAACTCAAGGCTACAGTCTGCTGAGGACATATTTAATACTTTTCTATACTGGCGCCCTCCTCTGCCTGATATAAGTCAGGATCTGGAGCTGCTTCAGTTCAAGACTGAAAAGCACAAAGATAGCTGTTCTGTGCCATGTAATAACTGTGTTGCTAGtagtgaaataaaaaaagttctaGAAAGCTTACAAGAGCACATAGATGATCCAGATGTTCAAG CTCAGGTCCAAGTGTTGTCTGCTGCTCTCAGAGCTGCTCAGTTTGATTCTGTTGGTGACTATGAGACCAAAAAAATTGAAGAAAGCAGTGGCAAACTTCAGAACAAAACTATTTCAGACGAAACAGCTGTTTCGGATGCTACCTGCAGCCAGGTGGAGGAGGACACTCTTTCATCCCCTGCTTCCCAGGATGACATCAGTGACCAGTCTACCaccaatatacagaaaagcaCA GACTCTGAGGAACAACACAGAGGAAccagtgtatttttaaagaaagagcaagaaaacaaTCCACCATTTGAAGACGACAAGTCAAAATTACAG GATATCATACCTCAACCGTTACTAGACCAGTACTTGTCAATGACCGACCCAGCTCGAGCCCAGACTGTTGATACTGAAATAGCCAAGCACTGTGCCTACAGTCTTCCTGGGGTGGCCTTGACGCTGGGCAGGCAGAACTGGCACTGCCTGAAGGATACGTATGAGACGTTGGCCTCAGAtgtacag TGGAAGGTGCGTCGGACGCTTGCTTTCTCCATACACGAACTAGCAGTTATTCTGGGGGACCAGCTAACAGCTGCTGATCTGGTGCCAATTTTCAATGGATTCTTGAAAGATCTGGATGAAGTGCGTATTGGTGTCCTTAAACATCTGTATGACTTTCTAAAG TTACTTCATGCAGACAAAAGGCGAGAGTATCTTTACCAGCTTCAAGAATTTGTGGTGACTGATAACAGCAGGAACTGGAGGTTTCGTTACGAGCTGGCAGA GCAGCTGATCCTGATACTGGAGCTCTACAATCCCAATGATGTCTATGACTACTTAAGACACATTGCACTGACTCTCTGCTCCGATAAAGTTTCAGAAGTTCGGTGGATCTCCTTCAAACTG GTTGTAGCAATTCTACAGAAGTTCTATGCAAACAATGCAAGTGCACTGGGATTGAATTTCATTAATGAACTTGTAGTGCGGTTTCGTCACTGCTCCAAGTGGGTTGGAAGACAGGCTTTTGCCTTCATTTGTCAG GCTGTAGTAGAAGAAGAATGTATGCCTGTCGACCAGTTTGTTGAACACTTACTCCCCAGTCTTTTAAGTCTTGCTTCAGATCCTGTGCCAAACGTGAGGGTTCTGCTGGCCAAGGCTCTAAGGCAGACGTTACTGGAGAAAG cttattttaaaagtgttggAAATCCCCATCTAGAAGCTGCAGAAGAGACCATTCTAGCCCTGCAAGCTGACAGAGATCAAGATGTGTCCTTCTTTGCCACCATAAAACTAAAACAGGGTGCCATGGATAATACAGCCATTGACAAACAAAACTAA
- the LOC141750503 gene encoding serine/threonine-protein phosphatase 4 regulatory subunit 1-like isoform X2: MGFCWLLLSGVLALSLRGFCISLAVGFEDYGPDCDSMRITAFLDIPGQDNLTPLARLEKYAFSDNIFNRQIIARGLLDVFRDFSNNEEDFLTVMEIVVRLSEDAEPTVRTELMEQIPPIAIFLQESRPKFPTAFFEYLMPIVVRYLTDVNNQVRKAGQEALLILLEQDLIAQSDIENKVCPILLDLSAPDSDDEYKVEAVNIICKMASMLSRTTVEHMLLPRFCELCSDGKLFQVRKICAANFGDICNAVGQEATERLLIPKFFELCSDSVWGMRKACAECFMAVSYTTSPEVRRSKLSPLFISLISDTCRWVRQAAFQSLGPFISTFANPSSAGLYIREDGTLSIRPSTQDVNSNSCQPSNNITLMSSSTNATLSSSEQPMEIKPESSSEETSAEVNTKLSVENLNKDTQEESSDCCTNPGEDVSRLSQGDRVAAGVIEVTKDSSFPGMNSRLQSAEDIFNTFLYWRPPLPDISQDLELLQFKTEKHKDSCSVPCNNCVASSEIKKVLESLQEHIDDPDVQAQVQVLSAALRAAQFDSVGDYETKKIEESSGKLQNKTISDETAVSDATCSQVEEDTLSSPASQDDISDQSTTNIQKSTDSEEQHRGTSVFLKKEQENNPPFEDDKSKLQDIIPQPLLDQYLSMTDPARAQTVDTEIAKHCAYSLPGVALTLGRQNWHCLKDTYETLASDVQWKVRRTLAFSIHELAVILGDQLTAADLVPIFNGFLKDLDEVRIGVLKHLYDFLKLLHADKRREYLYQLQEFVVTDNSRNWRFRYELAEQLILILELYNPNDVYDYLRHIALTLCSDKVSEVRWISFKLVVAILQKFYANNASALGLNFINELVVRFRHCSKWVGRQAFAFICQAVVEEECMPVDQFVEHLLPSLLSLASDPVPNVRVLLAKALRQTLLEKAYFKSVGNPHLEAAEETILALQADRDQDVSFFATIKLKQGAMDNTAIDKQN, translated from the exons ATGGGTttttgctggctgctgctctcGGGTGTCCTTGCTCTTAGTCTTCGAGGTTTCTGCATTTCACTAGCAG TTGGGTTTGAAGATTATGGACCAGACTGTGATAGCATGAGGATAACTGCGTTCTTGGATATTCCTGGGCAGGATAACTTAACTCCACTGGCTCGTCtagaaaaatatgccttcagcGATAACATATTTAACAG GCAAATTATTGCCAGAGGTCTTTTGGATGTCTTCCGAGATTTCAGTAATAATGAAGAAGACTTCCTGACTGTAATGGAAATAGTGGTCAGGCTCTCTGAAGATGCAG AACCAACTGTACGTACAGAGCTGATGGAACAAATACCTcctattgccatttttctgcaaGAAAGTCGACCAAAATTCCCAACAGCGTTTTTTGAGTACCTTATGCCCATAGTAGTGAGATACCTCACAGATGTTAACAATCAG GTTAGAAAGGCAGGTCAAGAAGCACTGCTTATACTGCTAGAACAAGACCTTATTGCTCAGAGTGACATCGAAAATAAGGTGTGTCCCATTCTGTTGGACCTCTCTGCTCCTGACAGTGATGATGAGTACAAGGTGGAAGCTGTGAAT ATAATCTGTAAAATGGCTTCTATGTTGAGCAGAACAACAGTTGAGCACATGCTACTTCCTCGTTTCTGTGAACTGTGCAGTGATGGGAAGTTGTTTCAAGTCCGAAAG attTGTGCAGCTAATTTTGGTGACATTTGTAATGCAGTTGGCCAAGAAGCCACAGAAAGACTGCTG ATTCCCAAGTTCTTTGAACTCTGTTCTGATAGTGTTTGGGGAATGAGAAAAGCTTGTGCGGAATGCTTTATGGCAGTGTCTTACACCACATCCCCAGAAGTTCGCAGAAGCAAACTATCCCCGCTGTTCATCAGTCTTATTAGTGACACTTGCAGATGG GTTCGTCAGGCTGCTTTTCAGTCTCTTGGCCCGTTTATTTCTACCTTTGCAAACCCTTCAAGTGCTGGTCTTTACATTCGAGAAGATGGGACGCTGAGTATCCGACCATCAACGCAAGATGTGAATTCCAACTCCTGTCAGCCAAGCAACAATATAACATTAATGTCCTCCAGTACAAATGCTACATTGTCCAG TTCAGAACAACCAATGGAAATCAAACCAGAATCATCGAGTGAGGAGACTTCAGCTGAAGTTAATACAAAGCTCTCAGTTGAGAACCTAAATAAAGATACACAGGAAGAAAGTTCAGATTGTTGTACCAATCCTGGAGAAGATGTGTCTCGATTGTCTCAGGGTGACAGAGTTGCTGCTGGTGTCATAGAAGTCACTAAGGACAGCAGTTTTCCTGGAATGAACTCAAGGCTACAGTCTGCTGAGGACATATTTAATACTTTTCTATACTGGCGCCCTCCTCTGCCTGATATAAGTCAGGATCTGGAGCTGCTTCAGTTCAAGACTGAAAAGCACAAAGATAGCTGTTCTGTGCCATGTAATAACTGTGTTGCTAGtagtgaaataaaaaaagttctaGAAAGCTTACAAGAGCACATAGATGATCCAGATGTTCAAG CTCAGGTCCAAGTGTTGTCTGCTGCTCTCAGAGCTGCTCAGTTTGATTCTGTTGGTGACTATGAGACCAAAAAAATTGAAGAAAGCAGTGGCAAACTTCAGAACAAAACTATTTCAGACGAAACAGCTGTTTCGGATGCTACCTGCAGCCAGGTGGAGGAGGACACTCTTTCATCCCCTGCTTCCCAGGATGACATCAGTGACCAGTCTACCaccaatatacagaaaagcaCA GACTCTGAGGAACAACACAGAGGAAccagtgtatttttaaagaaagagcaagaaaacaaTCCACCATTTGAAGACGACAAGTCAAAATTACAG GATATCATACCTCAACCGTTACTAGACCAGTACTTGTCAATGACCGACCCAGCTCGAGCCCAGACTGTTGATACTGAAATAGCCAAGCACTGTGCCTACAGTCTTCCTGGGGTGGCCTTGACGCTGGGCAGGCAGAACTGGCACTGCCTGAAGGATACGTATGAGACGTTGGCCTCAGAtgtacag TGGAAGGTGCGTCGGACGCTTGCTTTCTCCATACACGAACTAGCAGTTATTCTGGGGGACCAGCTAACAGCTGCTGATCTGGTGCCAATTTTCAATGGATTCTTGAAAGATCTGGATGAAGTGCGTATTGGTGTCCTTAAACATCTGTATGACTTTCTAAAG TTACTTCATGCAGACAAAAGGCGAGAGTATCTTTACCAGCTTCAAGAATTTGTGGTGACTGATAACAGCAGGAACTGGAGGTTTCGTTACGAGCTGGCAGA GCAGCTGATCCTGATACTGGAGCTCTACAATCCCAATGATGTCTATGACTACTTAAGACACATTGCACTGACTCTCTGCTCCGATAAAGTTTCAGAAGTTCGGTGGATCTCCTTCAAACTG GTTGTAGCAATTCTACAGAAGTTCTATGCAAACAATGCAAGTGCACTGGGATTGAATTTCATTAATGAACTTGTAGTGCGGTTTCGTCACTGCTCCAAGTGGGTTGGAAGACAGGCTTTTGCCTTCATTTGTCAG GCTGTAGTAGAAGAAGAATGTATGCCTGTCGACCAGTTTGTTGAACACTTACTCCCCAGTCTTTTAAGTCTTGCTTCAGATCCTGTGCCAAACGTGAGGGTTCTGCTGGCCAAGGCTCTAAGGCAGACGTTACTGGAGAAAG cttattttaaaagtgttggAAATCCCCATCTAGAAGCTGCAGAAGAGACCATTCTAGCCCTGCAAGCTGACAGAGATCAAGATGTGTCCTTCTTTGCCACCATAAAACTAAAACAGGGTGCCATGGATAATACAGCCATTGACAAACAAAACTAA